In Bactrocera oleae isolate idBacOlea1 chromosome 3, idBacOlea1, whole genome shotgun sequence, a genomic segment contains:
- the heix gene encoding ubiA prenyltransferase domain-containing protein 1 homolog, whose amino-acid sequence MASATELKEKENGTEKKYINVNDISDELSYQHKLINDASNVTNQHSGNGFSLTENKSKTKTRQLNGTTSCTHTTSSKGTSTGTFMKLKTYLHALRPWSLSGSLVPTLMGSALAYRSQWAADFSLITFFLTAFTVVTVHCAGNVVNTYFDFVKGIDKQKADDRTLVDHILTKDEVVSLGAILYMAGCGGFICLSFLSPAKMEHLALIYFGGLSSSFLYTGGIGFKYIALGDVVILILFGPLSVLFAYMSQTGHVDWTAIYYALPLALNAEAILHSNNTRDAENDRKAGIVTLAILIGRTASHVLYALLLFTPYSVFVVYGLKYSLWFLLPLVTVPQAFQIEKRFRNEHTMSAVPRQTAKLNFFFGILYVVAICCARQLPDFSYRKH is encoded by the exons ATGGCTTCTGCCACTGAGCTCAAGGAAAAAGAAAATGGCactgaaaaaaaatacattaatgtGAATGATATATCTGATGAGTTATCATATCAGCATAAATTAATAAACGATGCTTCGAATGTAACCAATCAACATTCAGGAAATGGATTTTCACTTacagaaaacaaaagcaaaacaaaaactcgTCAACTTAATGGAACAACCTCATGTACACATACCACTTCAAGCAAAGGCACATCTACTGGTACATTcatgaaattgaaaacatatttacatgcattgcGTCCATGGTCATTATCTGGCAGTTTGGTACCAACATTGATGGGATCTGCGCTGGCTTATCGTTCTCAATGGGCCGCTGATTTTAGTctgataacattttttttaactgccTTCACAGTAGTTACAGTGCATTGTGCAGGCAATGTGGTGAATACTTACTTCGACTTCGTGAAGGGTATTGACAAACAGAAAGCCGATGATCGAACTCTCGTTGACCACATTCTCACAAAGGATGAG gtAGTTTCCTTGGGAGCAATTTTATACATGGCTGGTTGCGGTGGATTCATTTGTTTATCCTTTCTTAGTCCAGCGAAAATGGAGCACCTAGCACTAATTTATTTTGGCGGCTTATCATCTAGCTTTCTTTACACTGGTGGAATCGGTTTCAAATACATCGCTCTTGGAGATGTTGTTATATTAATACTTTTCGGACCACTTTCAGTATTGTTTGCATATATGTCACAAACCGGTCACGTGGATTGGACCGCAATTTATTACGCTCTTCCTTTGGCACTTAATGCGGAGGCTATATTACACAGTAATAACACGCGAGATGCTGAAAACGACCGTAAAGCTGGAATCGTAACGTTAGCAATACTTATTGGACGTACTGCATCGCACGTCCTTTATGCTTTGCTTCTCTTCACACCCTACAGTGTATTTGTTGTATATGGCCTGAAATACTCGCTTTGGTTTTTATTGCCGCTTGTGACAGTACCACAGGCATTTCAGATCGAGAAACGTTTTCGTAACGAACATACCATGAGTGCTGTTCCGCGACAAACagctaaattaaatttctttttcggTATACTCTATGTGGTAGCAATATGTTGTGCTAGACAACTACCCGATTTCAGTTATCGCAAACATTAG
- the Cyp303a1 gene encoding probable cytochrome P450 303a1: MFYTVIFFSVLILLFLLWDVKKPPKFPPGPKWYPIVGCALQISELRLKCGMFCKVVDELAKYYINPYGLYGLKIGRDKVVIAYYCDTINEMMTNEDLDGKPDGIFYRMRTFNSKKGILVTDEDLWVDQRRFILRHLKDFGFSRAGMVNIIQHEASFLLEELREIVSEQGGKQAEVSMHDLLKVNVLNTLWSMMASKRYNRKSAEITDLLTMLFELFQNVDMVGALFSHFPFIRFIAPNYSGYNAFIENHQRIYTFLRKEVENHRKTYANFDMPRDLMDSYLRELDNPKRGEFFSEEQLLAVCLDMFLVGSETTNKSLGFAFLHMVRNPEIQEKAFAEIKEMIGVDRLPEWSDRAKLPYCESIVLEAVRMFMGNTFGIPHRALRDTRLSGFTIPKDTMVIACFRGMLMNSHDFPNPSKFDPERYLMDGKLKIPEAYNPFGFGRHRCMGDILGRQNLFVFITTVIQHFHFLPLQGEMPDDEPLDGATAAVKPFSAYIVPRHHD; encoded by the coding sequence ATGTTTTATACCGTTATATTTTTTAGCGTATTGATTTTACTCTTTCTTCTCTGGGATGTTAAGAAACCGCCGAAGTTTCCACCTGGACCAAAATGGTATCCAATTGTCGGTTGCGCCCTGCAGATCTCCGAATTGAGATTAAAATGTGGAATGTTTTGCAAAGTTGTTGACGAATTAGCTAAGTACTATATAAATCCGTATGGATTATATGGTCTAAAGATCGGCAGAGACAAAGTTGTGATCGCATATTACTGTGATACCATAAACGAAATGATGACTAATGAGGATCTAGATGGCAAACCAGATGGTATATTCTATAGAATGAGAACATTTAATTCGAAGAAGGGCATATTGGTGACGGATGAGGACCTATGGGTGGATCAACGTCGTTTCATATTGCGACATCTTAAAGATTTTGGTTTTTCGCGTGCTGGGATGGTGAATATTATTCAACATGAAGCCTCGTTTTTGTTGGAAGAATTGAGGGAGATCGTTAGCGAACAGGGTGGTAAACAGGCCGAAGTCTCCATGCATGATTTGCTCAAAGTGAATGTATTAAATACACTGTGGTCCATGATGGCTAGTAAACGCTACAACCGCAAAAGTGCAGAGATAACCGATCTACTGACCAtgctttttgaattatttcaaaACGTGGATATGGTAGGGGCGCTGTTCAGCCATTTCCCCTTTATTAGGTTTATCGCACCAAACTATTCGGGCTATAACGCATTCATAGAAAATCATCAACggatttatacatttttacgtAAAGAAGTTGAAAATCATCGCAAAACATACGCAAACTTTGACATGCCCCGTGATTTGATGGACAGTTATTTGCGTGAATTGGACAATCCCAAGCGAGGCGAATTTTTCAGTGAAGAGCAACTACTAGCTGTGTGCCTTGATATGTTCTTAGTCGGTTCTGAAACAACCAATAAAAGTTTGGGTTTCGCCTTTTTACATATGGTCCGCAACCCAGAAATACAAGAGAAGGCTTTTGCTGAGATAAAGGAAATGATTGGCGTCGATCGTTTACCGGAATGGAGTGATCGTGCAAAATTACCATATTGTGAATCTATAGTTTTGGAGGCTGTACGTATGTTTATGGGTAACACCTTTGGTATTCCCCATCGGGCTCTGCGTGACACACGATTGAGCGGGTTCACTATTCCGAAAGATACTATGGTAATCGCTTGTTTTCGAGGTATGCTGATGAATTCGCATGATTTCCCTAACCCAAGTAAATTTGACCCAGAACGTTATTTAATGGATGGTAAATTAAAAATCCCAGAGGCCTACAATCCTTTTGGATTTGGACGGCACCGTTGCATGGGTGACATACTGGGTAGGCAGAATCTGTTTGTGTTCATAACGACAGTTATCCAACACTTTCACTTTCTGCCACTACAAGGAGAAATGCCTGATGATGAGCCTTTAGATGGGGCAACAGCTGCAGTGAAACCTTTTAGTGCTTATATTGTCCCAAGACACCATGACTAA